From Bufo gargarizans isolate SCDJY-AF-19 chromosome 10, ASM1485885v1, whole genome shotgun sequence, the proteins below share one genomic window:
- the SPATA2L gene encoding spermatogenesis-associated protein 2-like protein, giving the protein MSAESLLAHYHSWLLSASVSEALTPCADPGTTAQVRQRILEEPDLHDLLQNDAFHFIFCGLRGKADLLLALQHLARAFQTLEQAALNLYITPWRTELHTIKTYSGHYVHALEAALPQDAIFQALARLNYVPEADGTSLKIRVLPEPRTLAVAALGFLAAHVECNILANLVSCSGSTLRNGADLIQERRSWRGEDACMERLQKLVVSEPRIVPAATSSMTVDGITDTSNGEVLYQSQFCDDCHEPWDRHVNRGCKMVTEQQGCHDQVPRVDFVMHDCVFSEQSLQQCCAPCCAFHSSSCSDVRVCRDKGHRVTQMTSSEKTRAVMEEQRRKHQLHSCLQPGQLPHYRCSQCRQLHYINCKGVQRCRRQGHNATMIMLERKQRLWLQRSLMDLTLLYRDAPGSRSGLE; this is encoded by the exons ATGAGTGCAGAGTCCCTCCTGGCGCACTACCACAGCTGGCTGCTCAGCGCCTCCGTCTCAGAAGCGCTGACTCCGTGCGCGGACCCCGGGACCACCGCCCAGGTGAGGCAGAGGATCCTGGAGGAGCCCGACCTGCACGACCTGCTCCAGAACGACGCCTTCCACTTCATCTTCTGCGGACTCCGGGGCAAAGCCGACCTGCTCCTGGCGTTACAGCACCTGGCCCGCGCCTTCCAGACCCTCGAGCAGGCGGCGCTCAATCTGTATATCACTCCATGGAGGACAGAGCTGCACACTATAAAG ACGTACTCTGGACATTACGTGCACGCGCTGGAGGCGGCCCTTCCTCAGGATGCAATATTCCAAGCCCTGGCGAGGTTAAACTATGTGCCAGAAGCAGATGGGACGTCCCTGAAGATACGAGTTCTGCCCGAGCCGCGGACTCTTGCGGTAGCCGCCCTCGGCTTCCTGGCAGCTCACGTAGAATGCAATATCTTAGCCAACCTCGTGTCTTGCTCAGGATCTACTCTGAGGAACGGCGCTGATCTCATCCAAGAAAGGAGGAGCTGGCGAGGTGAAGACGCCTGCATGGAAAGACTTCAAAAACTGGTGGTATCAGAGCCAAGGATAGTCCCTGCTGCCACGTCATCCATGACCGTGGACGGGATCACCGACACTTCCAACGGTGAAGTTCTCTACCAATCGCAATTTTGTGACGACTGTCACGAACCTTGGGATAGGCATGTCAACAGGGGCTGTAAAATGGTCACTGAACAGCAGGGGTGCCACGATCAAGTGCCACGTGTGGATTTTGTCATGCATGACTGTGTATTTTCAGAACAATCTTTACAGCAGTGCTGCGCACCGTGCTGCGCGTTccacagctcctcctgctccgaCGTGAGGGTCTGCAGAGACAAAGGACATAGGGTAACCCAAATGACTTCCTCCGAGAAGACCCGAGCAGTGATGGAGGAGCAAAGAAGGAAGCACCAGCTCCACTCCTGCTTGCAGCCGGGACAGTTGCCCCATTACCGCTGCAGTCAGTGCAGGCAGCTCCATTACATAAACTGCAAGGGGGTTCAGCGGTGCCGACGCCAGGGTCATAACGCCACCATGATTATGCTGGAGAGAAAACAGCGGCTGTGGCTGCAGCGCAGCCTGATGGACCTGACGCTGCTTTACAGGGACGCCCCGGGCAGCCGTAGCGGATTGGAGTGA
- the LOC122920788 gene encoding uncharacterized protein LOC122920788 isoform X2, whose amino-acid sequence MSTSQRLVLVLGGAGTVGSGIVKCLLEKGFQVAVISRETSRLEKLMSFVPAQHRESLHTVVGNVGSEQGAQEAAAALVSRVGKVTDVVSSLGFSWWQGGPPHTQSLQELQRVLDTLLLSTFTSWKAFFPLVKDDPNGTYTFITGGAGERLLMPGTGFLTLGAAGALAFSQVVREEYPDIPCKLNEVKINMGVAPPERLGPGYVSHLEVGEAVASLVEKRRVSHTVLCANSTTDLKTLILEGKV is encoded by the exons ATGTCCACGTCACAGAGGCTGGTTCTGGTTCTCGGGGGAGCCGGTACCGTTGGGTCAGGGATTGTGAAATGTCTTTTGGAGAAAG GGTTCCAGGTGGCCGTCATCTCCAGAGAGACTTCCCGCTTGGAGAAGCTGATGAGTTTTGTGCCGGCGCAGCACAGGGAGAGTCTTCACACCGTGGTCGGAAACGTGG GCTCGGAGCAGGGGGCGCAGGAGGCGGCAGCGGCTCTGGTCAGCAGAGTGGGAAAGGTGACCGATGTGGTGTCCTCGCTGGGGTTCAGCTGGTGGCAAGGAGGTCCACCCCATACACAGTCCTTACAGGAGCTGCAGAGG GTGCTGGACACTCTGCTTCTCAGCACCTTCACCTCCTGGAAGGCCTTCTTTCCCTTGGTGAAAGATGATCCAAATGGAACGTACACCTTTATTACGG GGGGCGCTGGTGAACGTTTGCTTATGCCCGGCACTGGATTCCTAACCTTGGGCGCAGCAGGAGCCTTGGCGTTTTCTCAGGTGGTTCGTGAGGAGTATCCGGATATTCCTTGTAAACTAAATGAG GTAAAAATCAACATGGGAGTGGCTCCTCCCGAGCGTCTTGGACCTGGGTATGTGAGTCACTTGGAGGTAGGAGAAGCAGTTGCGTCACTGGTGGAAAAACGGAGGGTGTCCCACACAGTGCTGTGCGCCAACTCCACCACCGACCTCAAGACACTTAtcttagagggaaaggtgtga
- the LOC122920788 gene encoding uncharacterized protein LOC122920788 isoform X1 codes for MSFGERVPGGRHLQRDFPLGEADEFCAGAAQGESSHRGRKRGLGAGGAGGGSGSGQQSGKGDRCGVLAGVQLVARRSTPYTVLTGAAEGTQAMRHACPESLELQLDTSSEPPHEHGVLDTLLLSTFTSWKAFFPLVKDDPNGTYTFITGGAGERLLMPGTGFLTLGAAGALAFSQVVREEYPDIPCKLNEVKINMGVAPPERLGPGYVSHLEVGEAVASLVEKRRVSHTVLCANSTTDLKTLILEGKV; via the exons ATGTCTTTTGGAGAAAG GGTTCCAGGTGGCCGTCATCTCCAGAGAGACTTCCCGCTTGGAGAAGCTGATGAGTTTTGTGCCGGCGCAGCACAGGGAGAGTCTTCACACCGTGGTCGGAAACGTGG GCTCGGAGCAGGGGGCGCAGGAGGCGGCAGCGGCTCTGGTCAGCAGAGTGGGAAAGGTGACCGATGTGGTGTCCTCGCTGGGGTTCAGCTGGTGGCAAGGAGGTCCACCCCATACACAGTCCTTACAGGAGCTGCAGAGGGTACGCAGGCAATGAGACATGCTTGTCCTGAGTCTTTAGAACTACAGCTGGATACAAGCAGTGAACCACCACATGAGCATGGG GTGCTGGACACTCTGCTTCTCAGCACCTTCACCTCCTGGAAGGCCTTCTTTCCCTTGGTGAAAGATGATCCAAATGGAACGTACACCTTTATTACGG GGGGCGCTGGTGAACGTTTGCTTATGCCCGGCACTGGATTCCTAACCTTGGGCGCAGCAGGAGCCTTGGCGTTTTCTCAGGTGGTTCGTGAGGAGTATCCGGATATTCCTTGTAAACTAAATGAG GTAAAAATCAACATGGGAGTGGCTCCTCCCGAGCGTCTTGGACCTGGGTATGTGAGTCACTTGGAGGTAGGAGAAGCAGTTGCGTCACTGGTGGAAAAACGGAGGGTGTCCCACACAGTGCTGTGCGCCAACTCCACCACCGACCTCAAGACACTTAtcttagagggaaaggtgtga